One window of Xylocopa sonorina isolate GNS202 chromosome 9, iyXylSono1_principal, whole genome shotgun sequence genomic DNA carries:
- the LOC143427667 gene encoding dnaJ homolog subfamily B member 6-B isoform X4 — translation MVDYYKVLEVQRTATSGDIKKAYRKLALKWHPDKNPENLEEANKRFKEISEAYEVLIDDAKRRTYDQRLYQKASSRPGRGFTYRSYFDSPFQRYFEKKRRVYDQYGKEGLQMPGGKRRHEDDFDPRFNTFVFRDPEEVFREFFGGTGFEDLFSDLTGAGIRRGSGRHSHPSSNSISTSFLGPLGFGFSPFSNLFEGGSGNFTSFNTFTTIGGNPGGGAVKRTSTSTRFINGKKITTKKVFENGKETIMSYENDVLKSKTVNGVPQSV, via the exons ATGGTCGACTACTACAAGGTATTAGAAGTGCAACGGACCGCGACCAGCGGAGACATAAAAAAAGC ATACAGAAAATTGGCACTGAAATGGCACCCGGACAAGAACCCCGAAAACCTGGAGGAGGCGAACAAGAGATTCAAAGAAATATCCGAGGCGTACGAAGTGCTGATCGATG ATGCGAAGAGACGAACCTACGACCAACGATTGTATCAGAAGGCATCATCGAGGCCCGGCCGTGGATTCACCTACCGGAGTTACTTTGACTCTCCTTTCCAGCGATATTTCG AAAAGAAAAGGCGAGTTTACGACCAATATGGAAAGGAAGGGTTACAGATGCCTGGCGGTAAAAGACGGCACGAGGACGATTTCGATCCACGCTTCAACACCTTCGTATTCAGAGATCCTGAGGAAGTATTTAGGGAATTCTTTGGTGGTACTGGTTTCGAGGATCTGTTCTCTG ACCTTACCGGTGCTGGTATACGCCGAGGATCGGGCAGGCACAGTCATCCGAGCAGTAACAGCATAAGCACGTCCTTCCTTGGCCCGTTGGGTTTCGGTTTCTCACCCTTCAGTAACTTGTTCGAAGGTGGGTCAGGGAACTTCACCTCGTTCAATACGTTCACTACCATCGGCGGAAACCCCGGCGGCGGTGCTGTGAAACGGACAAGTACTTCGACTCGGTTTATCAACGGCAAAAAAATCACCACCAAAAA GGTATTCGAAAATGGAAAGGAAACGATAATGTCATACGAGAACGACGTGCTGAAATCCAAGACGGTGAATGGCGTGCCACAATCA GTTTAA
- the LOC143427667 gene encoding dnaJ homolog subfamily B member 6-B isoform X5 — protein sequence MVDYYKVLEVQRTATSGDIKKAYRKLALKWHPDKNPENLEEANKRFKEISEAYEVLIDEKKRRVYDQYGKEGLQMPGGKRRHEDDFDPRFNTFVFRDPEEVFREFFGGTGFEDLFSDLTGAGIRRGSGRHSHPSSNSISTSFLGPLGFGFSPFSNLFEGGSGNFTSFNTFTTIGGNPGGGAVKRTSTSTRFINGKKITTKKVFENGKETIMSYENDVLKSKTVNGVPQSVTYS from the exons ATGGTCGACTACTACAAGGTATTAGAAGTGCAACGGACCGCGACCAGCGGAGACATAAAAAAAGC ATACAGAAAATTGGCACTGAAATGGCACCCGGACAAGAACCCCGAAAACCTGGAGGAGGCGAACAAGAGATTCAAAGAAATATCCGAGGCGTACGAAGTGCTGATCGATG AAAAGAAAAGGCGAGTTTACGACCAATATGGAAAGGAAGGGTTACAGATGCCTGGCGGTAAAAGACGGCACGAGGACGATTTCGATCCACGCTTCAACACCTTCGTATTCAGAGATCCTGAGGAAGTATTTAGGGAATTCTTTGGTGGTACTGGTTTCGAGGATCTGTTCTCTG ACCTTACCGGTGCTGGTATACGCCGAGGATCGGGCAGGCACAGTCATCCGAGCAGTAACAGCATAAGCACGTCCTTCCTTGGCCCGTTGGGTTTCGGTTTCTCACCCTTCAGTAACTTGTTCGAAGGTGGGTCAGGGAACTTCACCTCGTTCAATACGTTCACTACCATCGGCGGAAACCCCGGCGGCGGTGCTGTGAAACGGACAAGTACTTCGACTCGGTTTATCAACGGCAAAAAAATCACCACCAAAAA GGTATTCGAAAATGGAAAGGAAACGATAATGTCATACGAGAACGACGTGCTGAAATCCAAGACGGTGAATGGCGTGCCACAATCAGTAACGTACAGTTAA
- the LOC143427667 gene encoding dnaJ homolog subfamily B member 6-B isoform X1: MVDYYKVLEVQRTATSGDIKKAYRKLALKWHPDKNPENLEEANKRFKEISEAYEVLIDDAKRRTYDQRLYQKASSRPGRGFTYRSYFDSPFQRYFEKKRRVYDQYGKEGLQMPGGKRRHEDDFDPRFNTFVFRDPEEVFREFFGGTGFEDLFSDLTGAGIRRGSGRHSHPSSNSISTSFLGPLGFGFSPFSNLFEGGSGNFTSFNTFTTIGGNPGGGAVKRTSTSTRFINGKKITTKKVFENGKETIMSYENDVLKSKTVNGVPQSVTFNESSTSRQLTDSASDISMTGQNSRTVHGDHQKASRIKTHHPPPLTKKHDKSKRK, from the exons ATGGTCGACTACTACAAGGTATTAGAAGTGCAACGGACCGCGACCAGCGGAGACATAAAAAAAGC ATACAGAAAATTGGCACTGAAATGGCACCCGGACAAGAACCCCGAAAACCTGGAGGAGGCGAACAAGAGATTCAAAGAAATATCCGAGGCGTACGAAGTGCTGATCGATG ATGCGAAGAGACGAACCTACGACCAACGATTGTATCAGAAGGCATCATCGAGGCCCGGCCGTGGATTCACCTACCGGAGTTACTTTGACTCTCCTTTCCAGCGATATTTCG AAAAGAAAAGGCGAGTTTACGACCAATATGGAAAGGAAGGGTTACAGATGCCTGGCGGTAAAAGACGGCACGAGGACGATTTCGATCCACGCTTCAACACCTTCGTATTCAGAGATCCTGAGGAAGTATTTAGGGAATTCTTTGGTGGTACTGGTTTCGAGGATCTGTTCTCTG ACCTTACCGGTGCTGGTATACGCCGAGGATCGGGCAGGCACAGTCATCCGAGCAGTAACAGCATAAGCACGTCCTTCCTTGGCCCGTTGGGTTTCGGTTTCTCACCCTTCAGTAACTTGTTCGAAGGTGGGTCAGGGAACTTCACCTCGTTCAATACGTTCACTACCATCGGCGGAAACCCCGGCGGCGGTGCTGTGAAACGGACAAGTACTTCGACTCGGTTTATCAACGGCAAAAAAATCACCACCAAAAA GGTATTCGAAAATGGAAAGGAAACGATAATGTCATACGAGAACGACGTGCTGAAATCCAAGACGGTGAATGGCGTGCCACAATCAGTAAC GTTTAACGAGTCATCGACGAGTCGCCAGCTGACCGACAGTGCCAGCGATATCTCGATGACTGGCCAGAACTCGAGAACAGTCCATGGTGACCATCAGAAGGCTAGCAGAATAAAGACGCACCATCCTCCGCCTCTCACTAAGAAGCACGATAAGAGTAAGAGAAAATAG
- the LOC143427667 gene encoding dnaJ homolog subfamily B member 6-B isoform X3 has protein sequence MVDYYKVLEVQRTATSGDIKKAYRKLALKWHPDKNPENLEEANKRFKEISEAYEVLIDDAKRRTYDQRLYQKASSRPGRGFTYRSYFDSPFQRYFEKKRRVYDQYGKEGLQMPGGKRRHEDDFDPRFNTFVFRDPEEVFREFFGGTGFEDLFSDLTGAGIRRGSGRHSHPSSNSISTSFLGPLGFGFSPFSNLFEGGSGNFTSFNTFTTIGGNPGGGAVKRTSTSTRFINGKKITTKKVFENGKETIMSYENDVLKSKTVNGVPQSVTYS, from the exons ATGGTCGACTACTACAAGGTATTAGAAGTGCAACGGACCGCGACCAGCGGAGACATAAAAAAAGC ATACAGAAAATTGGCACTGAAATGGCACCCGGACAAGAACCCCGAAAACCTGGAGGAGGCGAACAAGAGATTCAAAGAAATATCCGAGGCGTACGAAGTGCTGATCGATG ATGCGAAGAGACGAACCTACGACCAACGATTGTATCAGAAGGCATCATCGAGGCCCGGCCGTGGATTCACCTACCGGAGTTACTTTGACTCTCCTTTCCAGCGATATTTCG AAAAGAAAAGGCGAGTTTACGACCAATATGGAAAGGAAGGGTTACAGATGCCTGGCGGTAAAAGACGGCACGAGGACGATTTCGATCCACGCTTCAACACCTTCGTATTCAGAGATCCTGAGGAAGTATTTAGGGAATTCTTTGGTGGTACTGGTTTCGAGGATCTGTTCTCTG ACCTTACCGGTGCTGGTATACGCCGAGGATCGGGCAGGCACAGTCATCCGAGCAGTAACAGCATAAGCACGTCCTTCCTTGGCCCGTTGGGTTTCGGTTTCTCACCCTTCAGTAACTTGTTCGAAGGTGGGTCAGGGAACTTCACCTCGTTCAATACGTTCACTACCATCGGCGGAAACCCCGGCGGCGGTGCTGTGAAACGGACAAGTACTTCGACTCGGTTTATCAACGGCAAAAAAATCACCACCAAAAA GGTATTCGAAAATGGAAAGGAAACGATAATGTCATACGAGAACGACGTGCTGAAATCCAAGACGGTGAATGGCGTGCCACAATCAGTAACGTACAGTTAA
- the LOC143427667 gene encoding dnaJ homolog subfamily B member 6-B isoform X2, giving the protein MVDYYKVLEVQRTATSGDIKKAYRKLALKWHPDKNPENLEEANKRFKEISEAYEVLIDEKKRRVYDQYGKEGLQMPGGKRRHEDDFDPRFNTFVFRDPEEVFREFFGGTGFEDLFSDLTGAGIRRGSGRHSHPSSNSISTSFLGPLGFGFSPFSNLFEGGSGNFTSFNTFTTIGGNPGGGAVKRTSTSTRFINGKKITTKKVFENGKETIMSYENDVLKSKTVNGVPQSVTFNESSTSRQLTDSASDISMTGQNSRTVHGDHQKASRIKTHHPPPLTKKHDKSKRK; this is encoded by the exons ATGGTCGACTACTACAAGGTATTAGAAGTGCAACGGACCGCGACCAGCGGAGACATAAAAAAAGC ATACAGAAAATTGGCACTGAAATGGCACCCGGACAAGAACCCCGAAAACCTGGAGGAGGCGAACAAGAGATTCAAAGAAATATCCGAGGCGTACGAAGTGCTGATCGATG AAAAGAAAAGGCGAGTTTACGACCAATATGGAAAGGAAGGGTTACAGATGCCTGGCGGTAAAAGACGGCACGAGGACGATTTCGATCCACGCTTCAACACCTTCGTATTCAGAGATCCTGAGGAAGTATTTAGGGAATTCTTTGGTGGTACTGGTTTCGAGGATCTGTTCTCTG ACCTTACCGGTGCTGGTATACGCCGAGGATCGGGCAGGCACAGTCATCCGAGCAGTAACAGCATAAGCACGTCCTTCCTTGGCCCGTTGGGTTTCGGTTTCTCACCCTTCAGTAACTTGTTCGAAGGTGGGTCAGGGAACTTCACCTCGTTCAATACGTTCACTACCATCGGCGGAAACCCCGGCGGCGGTGCTGTGAAACGGACAAGTACTTCGACTCGGTTTATCAACGGCAAAAAAATCACCACCAAAAA GGTATTCGAAAATGGAAAGGAAACGATAATGTCATACGAGAACGACGTGCTGAAATCCAAGACGGTGAATGGCGTGCCACAATCAGTAAC GTTTAACGAGTCATCGACGAGTCGCCAGCTGACCGACAGTGCCAGCGATATCTCGATGACTGGCCAGAACTCGAGAACAGTCCATGGTGACCATCAGAAGGCTAGCAGAATAAAGACGCACCATCCTCCGCCTCTCACTAAGAAGCACGATAAGAGTAAGAGAAAATAG
- the Acbp1 gene encoding acyl-CoA binding protein 1 codes for MSLDENFKKAAEEVKQLSAPASDADLLILYSLYKQATVGDCNTSRPGMLDLKGKAKWDAWNGKKGMSQDAAKEQYIQKVEELISVIGKK; via the exons ATGTCTTTGGACGAA AATTTTAAAAAAGCCGCAGAAGAAGTGAAACAGTTGAGTGCTCCAGCCTCTGATGCTGACTTGCTCATTTTGTATTCACTGTACAAACAGGCTACAGTTGGCGATTGCAACACGT CGAGACCGGGCATGCTAGATTTAAAAGGCAAAGCGAAATGGGATGCTTGGAACGGCAAGAAGGGTATGAGTCAAGACGCTGCAAAAGAACAGTACATTCAGAAGGTGGAAGAATTGATATCCGTCATTGGAAAGAAGTAA
- the Ranbp3 gene encoding ran-binding protein 3 isoform X1 codes for MADCKENKEETDRPSYVLKVDPPQESPGDSPENSASEEMENPSTDNSQESASSSSKPVLGSFSKFATSFGGSDLSKSLAKKRRTSILWPSQLGTVTNSQPATKSYLQPAKFQNPFAKVTDTFLEEKNETKEESNKTETKEDKSEEKEDKSEKKEDKSEVEKPKSEVKESKSEEKPAEEVKPTFLMLGTSTKDNVNNTVTPCTSEPNFVFGQNLQERVMIANDAESSERAEGEEKKEENMNENGSTELLFSSASAVCRTTSKPGLTLTEAAQELEEANRANKRKYSQVTPLTGEEGETNVLQINCKFFAFDKASGGWQERGRGTLRLNDRDEESRLVGRTAGTQKLILNTKVWPGMTAERAAPKSLRLTAMDVQGSIRIFIVQAAPKEVEQLHNLLQTRLKRAQERQPKKLATDH; via the exons ATGGCGGATTGCAAGG AGAACAAGGAGGAAACGGATAGGCCGTCGTATGTATTAAAGGTAGATCCGCCACAGGAATCGCCGGGGGATTCGCCTGAAAATTCTGCCAGTG AAGAAATGGAAAATCCGTCTACGGACAATTCTCAGGAATCCGCGTCGAGTTCTAGCAAGCCCGTGTTAGGTTCGTTTTCAAAATTTGCCACTTCGTTTGGTGGCAGCGATCTCTCCAAGTCGCTGGCTAAAAAGAGGAGGACCTCCATATTATGGCCCTCGCAGTTGGGAACCGTGACGAACAGCCAGCCGGCTACCAAGTCTTACTTGCAACCGGCTAAGTTTCAGAATCCGTTCGCGAAGGTTACCGATACCTTTTTAGAAGAGAAGAATGAGACTAAGGAGGAGAGTAATAAGACAGAGACAAAGGAAGACAAGAGCGAAGAAAAGGAAGATAAGAGTGAGAAGAAAGAGGACAAAAGTGAAGTAGAAAAACCTAAAAGTGAAGTGAAGGAAAGTAAAAGTGAAGAGAAGCCAGCTGAAGAGGTGAAGCCCACCTTCCTCATGCTAGGTACAAGCACAAAGGATAATGTAAATAATACAGTGACGCCTTGTACCTCAGAACCGAACTTTGTCTTTGGTCAGAACCTACAGGAACGTGTTATGATCGCGAACGATGCAGAAAGTTCTGAGAGAGCGGAGGGTGAAGAGAAAAAGGAGGAGAATATGAACGAGAATGGTTCCACTGAGCTTCTTTTCTCTAGCGCTTCCGCGGTGTGTCGCACTACCTCGAAACCGGGCTTAACGCTAACGGAAGCGGCCCAAGAGTTAGAGGAAGCGAATCGTGCTAATAAAAGAAAGTATAGTCAGGTGACACCTCTAACTGGCGAGGAGGGGGAAACAAATGTTCTCCAGATTAATTGTAAATTCTTCGCGTTCGACAAG GCTAGTGGCGGTTGGCAAGAAAGGGGCAGAGGTACATTAAGACTAAACGATCGTGACGAGGAGTCTCGTTTAGTAGGGCGCACAGCGGGCACGCAGAAACTAATTCTAAACACAAAAGTATGGCCAGGAATGACGGCGGAACGAGCAGCACCTAAATCGTTAAGACTAACGGCGATGGACGTTcaaggaagcattaggatcttCATCGTTCAAGCCGCGCCCAAGGAGGTGGAGCAGTTGCACAACCTGTTGCAAACGCGGTTGAAACGCGCACAAGAACGCCAGCCGAAGAAACTAGCTACCGACCACTGA
- the Ranbp3 gene encoding ran-binding protein 3 isoform X2, producing MADCKENKEETDRPSYVLKVDPPQESPGDSPENSASEMENPSTDNSQESASSSSKPVLGSFSKFATSFGGSDLSKSLAKKRRTSILWPSQLGTVTNSQPATKSYLQPAKFQNPFAKVTDTFLEEKNETKEESNKTETKEDKSEEKEDKSEKKEDKSEVEKPKSEVKESKSEEKPAEEVKPTFLMLGTSTKDNVNNTVTPCTSEPNFVFGQNLQERVMIANDAESSERAEGEEKKEENMNENGSTELLFSSASAVCRTTSKPGLTLTEAAQELEEANRANKRKYSQVTPLTGEEGETNVLQINCKFFAFDKASGGWQERGRGTLRLNDRDEESRLVGRTAGTQKLILNTKVWPGMTAERAAPKSLRLTAMDVQGSIRIFIVQAAPKEVEQLHNLLQTRLKRAQERQPKKLATDH from the exons ATGGCGGATTGCAAGG AGAACAAGGAGGAAACGGATAGGCCGTCGTATGTATTAAAGGTAGATCCGCCACAGGAATCGCCGGGGGATTCGCCTGAAAATTCTGCCAGTG AAATGGAAAATCCGTCTACGGACAATTCTCAGGAATCCGCGTCGAGTTCTAGCAAGCCCGTGTTAGGTTCGTTTTCAAAATTTGCCACTTCGTTTGGTGGCAGCGATCTCTCCAAGTCGCTGGCTAAAAAGAGGAGGACCTCCATATTATGGCCCTCGCAGTTGGGAACCGTGACGAACAGCCAGCCGGCTACCAAGTCTTACTTGCAACCGGCTAAGTTTCAGAATCCGTTCGCGAAGGTTACCGATACCTTTTTAGAAGAGAAGAATGAGACTAAGGAGGAGAGTAATAAGACAGAGACAAAGGAAGACAAGAGCGAAGAAAAGGAAGATAAGAGTGAGAAGAAAGAGGACAAAAGTGAAGTAGAAAAACCTAAAAGTGAAGTGAAGGAAAGTAAAAGTGAAGAGAAGCCAGCTGAAGAGGTGAAGCCCACCTTCCTCATGCTAGGTACAAGCACAAAGGATAATGTAAATAATACAGTGACGCCTTGTACCTCAGAACCGAACTTTGTCTTTGGTCAGAACCTACAGGAACGTGTTATGATCGCGAACGATGCAGAAAGTTCTGAGAGAGCGGAGGGTGAAGAGAAAAAGGAGGAGAATATGAACGAGAATGGTTCCACTGAGCTTCTTTTCTCTAGCGCTTCCGCGGTGTGTCGCACTACCTCGAAACCGGGCTTAACGCTAACGGAAGCGGCCCAAGAGTTAGAGGAAGCGAATCGTGCTAATAAAAGAAAGTATAGTCAGGTGACACCTCTAACTGGCGAGGAGGGGGAAACAAATGTTCTCCAGATTAATTGTAAATTCTTCGCGTTCGACAAG GCTAGTGGCGGTTGGCAAGAAAGGGGCAGAGGTACATTAAGACTAAACGATCGTGACGAGGAGTCTCGTTTAGTAGGGCGCACAGCGGGCACGCAGAAACTAATTCTAAACACAAAAGTATGGCCAGGAATGACGGCGGAACGAGCAGCACCTAAATCGTTAAGACTAACGGCGATGGACGTTcaaggaagcattaggatcttCATCGTTCAAGCCGCGCCCAAGGAGGTGGAGCAGTTGCACAACCTGTTGCAAACGCGGTTGAAACGCGCACAAGAACGCCAGCCGAAGAAACTAGCTACCGACCACTGA
- the LOC143427371 gene encoding uncharacterized protein LOC143427371 produces MMFTGGSHAKRRNAGGGSSRKSSADRRSPQTRAGAEGYIYRTRIPVLNPTDLPPTTSTGKAYVYKTRVPRRDIAAASISPPREKNNIGGGAITRRRGAVKHNKVHVIRGHRLVAKFFRQPTFCAFCKDFLWGFGKQGYQCQACQTAVHKKCHDKLLTKCPESGRESENTIFFLVADSVPVYTIC; encoded by the exons ATGATGTTCACCGGTGGTTCGCACGCAAAGAGACGTAATGCTGGCGGTGGTTCCAGCCGGAAGTCCTCTGCGGACCGCAGGAGCCCGCAGACTCGCGCTGGCGCGGAAGGATATATTTACAG AACAAGGATTCCAGTGCTGAATCCAACGGATCTACCACCGACGACATCCACGGGGAAAGCGTACGTGTACAAAACAAGGGTTCCTCGAAGGGACATCGCAGCTGCGTCCATATCCCCACCACGTGAAAAGAATAACATCGGTGGGGGAGCAATTACGCGAAGAAGGGGCGCGGTGAAACACAACAAGGTCCACGTAATTCGGGGCCACAGGCTGGTTGCGAAGTTCTTCAGACAACCGACGTTCTGTGCCTTTTGCAAGGACTTCCTCTG GGGCTTCGGGAAGCAAGGGTACCAGTGCCAAG CCTGCCAAACAGCGGTGCACAAGAAGTGCCATGATAAATTGTTAACCAAGTGCCCGGAGAGCGGCAGAGAATCCGAGAACACGATA TTCTTTCTGGTGGCTGACTCTGTGCCCGTCTACACTATTTGTTGA